The Filimonas lacunae genomic sequence GTGATTTTGGTTTAATATATAGTCAATTAACTGTACGTTAATCTATAAGTACACATTTTTACCTAAATACATTATTGTAATATGGAATCAGTTAGCTTTCTTACAGGTCAGGTTAAAAATCTCTTAATTACTAGGTTAATACGTTAGCAAAAGAATTTAAAAATGTAATATTATACCATTAATATATTTATTCCAAGAAAGAAGTGTTTTTTCTTTCATATATGATTTGACATATAGTTATGATAAAATGCTGCTTTATCCACTTCATTTTTACCAGAATATATTTTTCTTCTTTTCTACACACCTCATTAAACCTTAGAATTCTTTCATAGTCTTCACGCTTCATTTTTTGAATGAACATTAAAATACTTTACCTGGTTTATTCCTTTACTATCAAATTCCTGACATAGTTCAAGTCGCATTCTGCTTTACCATACTTATTAAGTTGTTGTAACTATTTTTAATTGAAGTGTAAATAAAAAACGCCCGGCAAAAATATGCCGGGCGTCACCTCTAATTATATAGTAGTAGATTACTCTTCCTCTCCCATTATTTTAAATATGGCGCCTTCCATAGTTTCATCTACCCTAAGCTGGCAGGCTAACCGGCTATCAGAAGCTGCATCGGGCAGGGTATCCAGCATGTCCATTTCTGCATCTTTCATTGGTGGCAGCCCGGGTAACCCCTGTAACACCTGTACGTGACAGGTGGCACACAAAGCCATTCCTCCACATGTAGCCAGGATATTATACTCATACGCTTTTAAAGCCTCCATCAGGCTCAGGTTCATGTCATCAGGAATTTCCAGATTGCGCCTTTCTCCATCCCTGTTTTCAACTGTAATATTAATCATCATAACTAGTTGGCTGCAAGGTAATTAAAAGGCGTTAACTCCATTAACTGTGGTATATTTAAAACTTAAACGCTGATCTGGGAAAACATGTTTAAACGCGCTCTGACACATTAAAGCTGCTTCGTGGAATCCGCAAAGAATCAGTTTCAGTTTGCCTGTATAGGTGTTGATATCACCAATGGCGTAGATACCTTCAACGTTGGTTGAATAGTCGGTAGTATCTACCAGAATGGCACTTTTATCAATATTCAGTCCCCAGTTGGCTATAGGGCCCAGTTTAGGGCTAAGGCCAAATAAAGGAATCAAGTGATCTGCTTCCAGTGTGCTTATTTCATTATCAGCACCGGCAATATGCACTTCTTTCAGATGGCCATTACCATCAATTTTTACAATATTGGACTTGAGTACCAGGTTGATACGTCCTTGTTGCGCCAGGTGAACTACTTTTTCAGCAGAATCCGGGGCGCCACGGAAAGTTTCTCCTCTATGTACAAGGGTCAAAGATTTTGCGATATCAGATAAATAAATTGCCCAGTCCAATGCAGAGTCACCACCACCTGCCAGTACCACTTGCTTGTCTCTGAAATGCTCAGGATCTTTTACCATATAGGCAACACCCTTACCTTCAAAATCTTCCAGACGCTCAATAGCTGGTTTGCGGGGTTCGAAACAGCCCAGGCCACCGGCAATTACAATTACCTTACAATGAACAGTGGTATTTTCGTTGGTGGTAACTATAAATGATTTATCTTCTTGTCTTTCAATACCTTCTACACGCTCACCCAAAGTAAATGTGGGTGAAAATGGAGCAATTTGCTTCATCAGGTTATCTACCAGTTCCTGTGCTTTTACTTCAGGATAACCGGGAATATCATAAATGGGCTTCTGAGGGTAAATTTCAGAAAGTTGTCCTCCAACCTGTGGTAATGCGTCCATAACATGGCAACGCATTTTCAATAAACCCGCTTCAAAAACAGAAAACAAGCCTACCGGGCCGGCTCCAATTATACAAATATCAGTCTGGATCATAACAATATATAAACGTACTTATTCTTGAAATCAGTCGTGAAAAAGGCTTAATAACTGCTTCACTTTCATTTCGTTATCTGCTTCCTGCACCAATTCATGCAAGTGCCCTAATTCCTTCTCAGTTAATAATACCTGAACCTGGGGGCATACAGTAGGCAATGAAATGCACTTTAAATTTTTGTCGTGCAAAGGTACGAGAGATTCCGTTTTGTACACCACCCATTCTGTAAACTGTATATATTCTTCCTCCCGCAGGGTTAGCATAGTTGTGCCAAAACAAACCTGAAAGCTCTTACAATCCTCACATTGAATAACATAACCATATTTACTGTGGCTCCATTGCTTAAAGTTGCACATACTGGTATTTTAAAAATTTGGATTTTATACGAAAACCGGCTCAAAATTCCGCCGTACATACTATATATATTAGCCATATAAGGAAAACCTGTTTACGCAAACGGGAAATTAGCATGGAGTTTTTTCACCTTTGAACGCTTTATGTATGTATCATCCATACATGAGGGTACTATCATCCTACCAGCATCCTACCATCTGGCCAGCCTTTGAATAGCTTCTGATATGCCGGGAACAGGGCTATTCATCGCCTATTCTGCCTTTGTGTATACCGAGCCTTCACCACGGGACCATGTTTAAAGCGTTGAACAATTTTAGGACTGGATTGTTATTCAGCCTGATAATTGAAAAACGAGCTAGTTATGGCAAAGCAATGTGGGGATTTTATTATTAAAGATACCATTGGCGGCGTAAACTTTTATATTGCCAATGGACAGGGTTTAGCACGCATTAGCAACCCTTTAAGCAGCAAACGGGTAAAAACAGCGCCTGAATTTGCCGGGCTACGCCGTTATGCCGATTTGCTTAAAACCGCTTCTCCCCTGGCTTCTGCCGTATACAAAACTTTGCCTGCAGGTAAAAAGCGTAGGGATTATCAAAAACTGGCCGGAAAAGCTCTTTTGTTATTAAAAGCAGGCCATACACCAGAAGAAACGCTACAACAATTACATATTGAAGCTAACGCCATGTGCCAGGAAACTATACCTGCGTGTGCAAAGCCTAAAAAGAAAAAACGCCTGCAAAAACTAGATAAAAAATATGCCCCTAAAGTATTTGCAGAACTAACTGAGCAGGATAATATTGTAAAAATTCCTGATATACAATTTATGCGATCCCGTAAATGGAATACCCGACGAGCTAATCGGGTATTATTTAAAGCACTTTATTATTGACGTTCTTACTGCTCTTGGGCGAGCCTAATGGCTTTGGTTGTGTTTTACTAAAATGTATTGGTATATAGCCACTGTACCATTCATCCTCTTGAAAAAATCGTACAACTGCATGAAGAGAAAATTGCCTTATACGAGCGAATGCTGAAAGAAAAAGAGGAACTGATGGCCAAGCTGGAAAAGCTTTTGGAGAAAATTTAGCCCCCCGGGAAAATCCCAATACTATTATTAGTCAAAGGCTCTTTGATTGTATTACTTTTGCGCCATGCAAATACTTGATGGAAAAATTGCATCCCAGTCTGTAAAAGAACAATTAGCAGCAGAGGTGCACCAACTACTGGCAGCAGGTAACAGAGCGCCGCACCTGGCAGCTATTTTAGTAGGTAGCAATGGCGCCAGCGAAACATATGTAGCCAGTAAGGTAAAAAACTGTGCAGAAATTGGCTTTGAATCTACGCTGATACGCTTAAATGCTGATGTAAGTGAAGAGGAGTTGCTCAATACTATCCGCCAGTTAAACGAAGATCCCAAAATTGATGGCATACTTGTTCAGTTGCCGCTTCCCAAACATATCAGCGAACCCAAAGTAATAGAAACCATTTCTGCTGAAAAAGATGTAGATGGTTTTCACCCCGTAAGTGTGGGCAGGTTGGTACAAGGTTTGGAAACCTTTATACCGGCTACTCCTTATGGTATCATGTTAATGTTGGAGCATTACAAAATTCCCACCAAAGGCAAGCATGCCGTGGTTATTGGACGCAGTAACATTGTAGGCCGCCCTATGAGTGTGCTGCTAAGCAGCAACCATCCTTACGGTAACTGTACCGTAACTATCTGTCATTCTCACACGCCTGATCTGGCTGCTGTTTGCCGCCAGGGCGATATCATTGTAGCCGCTTTAGGTAAGCCTGAATTTGTTACAGCTGATATGGTAAAAGAAGGTGCTATTATTATAGACGTGGGTATTACCCGTGTAGAAGACGCCACTGCTAAAAAAGGATTCCGCATAAAAGGGGATGTTGCGTTTGACCAGGTTTCACCTAAAGCATCTTACATTACTCCTGTGCCAGGTGGCGTGGGTTTAATGACCATTGCCGGTTTGATGAAGAATACCCTGGTTGCGTACAAAAGAACGCTCCAATAAAGTTTACCTATCGTAACTTTACAGCATGAATGAATTAGTGGAAACAGCAACTGCAGTTACGCTACCAGTGATGGAAGCCTTTTATACCATACAGGGAGAAGGCTTTCATCAGGGTAAAGCTGCGTATTTTATACGCCTGGGCGGATGTGACGTAGGTTGTTTCTGGTGCGATGTGAAAGATAGCTGGGACGCTTCCATACACCCTCCATTTTCTACGCAGCAAATTGTAGCAACAGCCCTCCAGGAGGTAAACCGTACTCATGGACAGGCTAACCATTTGATTGCAGTAGTTACAGGTGGCGAACCTTTAATGCATAACCTGGATGAATTAACCCTAGCCTTACAGGCCGCAGGTTTTGATACCAATATTGAAACTTCCGGCTCCAGCCCTTTAAGTGGGCACTGGAACTGGATTTGCCTGTCTCCTAAAAAATTCAAAGCCCCTGTGCCCGAAATTTTACCAGTGGCCAACGAGTTGAAGGTGGTCATTTTCAACAAACACGATTTTGAATGGGCCGAGCAATACGCTGCACAGGTTTCTTCTACCTGTAAACTATATCTGCAACCTGAATGGGATAAGTCGGCAGTAGTACTTCCTTTAATTATAGATTATATCAAAGCCAATCCACAGTGGCAATTGAGCGCCCAGGTGCACAAATATATTAACGTGCCCTAAGCATATTAGATTTCAACTTATTTCCCGAACTTCCCGTTATGGAAAAGTTGGTTTTACTATTAGCGCTGTTTGTTACTCTGTCCGGCAATGCACAATACAACCCGGAAAAAGTAAACAAAAAGGCACTACAGGCTTACGAAAAAGCAATGCTACAACTGAGGGATGGCTTTATTAAAGATGCCGTTCCACTTTTAAGCAAGGCTATTGAATATGACGCCAATTATGTAGATGCTTACTTATCACTGGCCGGCGTTTATGGAGAACTGAAAAACTATGCTAAAAGCATTGAATACTACCAGCTGGCTAATAGCAAAGACAGTGACTATTGTAAGATATATAACCTATCCTATTCTATTAACCTGGCAGGAGCCGGAAGATTCACGGAAGCACTACAGGCTGTAGAAAAATTTATGTCTATCCCTACGCTTAACGAACGTAGCAAAGCCAGTGGCCAGTATCGCCTGAACTGCTTTCGCTTTGCCGTAAATTACGCAGCTACTCATAAAGATTCCAGTTACGTGTTTGCCCCCATTAACCTGGGCGATAGCATCAACACAGAAAAGAATGAGTTCTATCCTTCCTTTACCATTGACGACAGTTTGTTTGTATTTACCAGGCATGGAGAAGGTGTAAGAGAAGATTTTATAGAAAGTACGCTATTGCACTCACCGGATCGCTATTCTAAATGGGAAGTTATTAATGGTTCTATTAATGTTGAGCCTTCTAAAGGAGCTATCAATATTTCGCAGGATGGGGAATGGTTATTGTTCGCCGGCAATTTTGCCAACCAGGGATTGGGCAACTTTGACTTATACATTTCGTATAACACACCTGAAGGCTGGAGCGAACCTGTAAACCTCGGTCCTAATGTGAATACAGATTTCTGGGAAAGCGCTCCTACTATCAGCCCCGACAAAAACGCGCTCTACTTTAGCAGTAGCAGGCCCGGTGGATATGGTGGTAAGGATTTGTATGTAAGCTATCGCCAGCCTAATGGCCGATGGTCACGCGCTGTAAACATGGGGCCTTCTATTAATACCCGTGGGGATGAGCAAGCGCCTTTTATTCATGCTGATAACATGAGCCTGTATTTCACTTCTGATGGTTTACCTGGTTATGGCAGTGCAGATATCTTTATTGCCCGTAAACAGTCGGATGGTAGCTGGGGCACACCTGAAAACCTGGGCTATCCTATTAATACCATTGAGCATGAAGGCACATTATATGTAGCTTCCAATGGTATTACTGCTTACTATGCCAGCGATCGCAGCGACTCGCGTGGCGGGCTGGATTTATACAGGTTTGACATGCGTCCGGAAGTAAGGCCTATTAAAACCTTGTATGTAAAAGGTACTGTTTCTGATGCTACTACAGGAAAAGGCATTCCCAGCACTGTTGAGTTAACGGATAACCAGCAACAGAAAACAATTACCAAAATACAAACCGATGAAACAGGTCACTATTTCATCACCTTACCAACCGGCAAGGATTACACCTTTACTGTTAACCGTAAAGGCTACCTCTTTTACAGTGACATTTATGCATTAAGCAACAAACCTGCCGACACCACCTATCAGAAAGATATTCCATTACAACCTATTGTACTCAATGCAACAGTTACGCTCAAAAACATCCAGTTCAACAGCAATTCTACCAACCTGGAACCGGTTAGTAAAATTGAACTGGACAAACTGGTTCAGTTGTTAGGCGACAACTTTAGCCTGCACGTACAAATCAGCGGTCATACTGATAATACCGGTAATGCAGCTCAGAACATTGCGTTATCTACCAGCCGTGCAAAATCGGTTGTAGACTACCTGGTAAGTAAAGGCATTGATGCCAAGCGTCTTACCTGGAAGGGTTATGGCTCAGCCAAACCAATAGCGGATAATAATACTGAAATAGGAAAAGCCCTGAACCGGAGAACAGAATTTACAATAACCGGACTATAAGAAAACGATATGCTTGCTAACAAACAGGACGATCTGTTATACCAGATTGCCTTAACCATGGTACCTCATATTGGAGCAGTACAGGCTAAAATATTAATTGATCATTTTGGTGATGCTTCTTCTGTTTTTAAAGCCAACAGTAAACAACTCAGTGGCATTGAAAATATAGGCACAGTGCGCGCCGGCAGCATCACCAACTTTTCCGGCTTTCAGGCGGCTGAAGAGCAAATCCGGTTTATTGAAAAATACCGGATTCAGCCTTTATTTATAACAGATGCCCACTATCCTCAACGTTTATTGCATTGCAATGACGCCCCTACCATCCTTTATTATAAAGGCAATGCCCATTTAAATGCCACCAAAGTAATCAGTGTTATTGGCACAAGGGGGTGCACCCATTATGGCAGACAGGTTACAGAAAAGCTGATTGCAGATTTGGCTGGTTTAGACGTACTTGTTGTCAGTGGCCTTGCTTTAGGCGTTGATGCTATTGCACATAAAGCAGCTTTAACTCACGGACTGGAGACCGTGGGGGTGCTGGCACATGGCTTAGACACCTTATATCCTTACCAACATAAAGCTCTGGCTAAAGAAATGGTAGAACACGGTGGGCTGCTTACTGAGTTTTGCCAGGGAACAGCTCCGGATAAACATAATTTTCCCAAACGAAACCGGATTGTTGCCGGTATGGCAGATGCCACTATCCTTATTGAAACAGCCATAAAAGGGGGCAGCATCATTACGGCAGAACTGGCTTATAGTTACAACAGGGAGTTGTTTGCTATTCCGGGAAAAATTACAGATGCTAAAAGTGCAGGTTGCAACCAGCTTATCCAAAATAACAAAGCCATTTTATTAACAGATACCAGCCAGCTACTCGAAACCATGGGGTGGGCAAAACCTGCGCCTGCACCTGACACTCCCCTTCCTGTTGAAACCACTGACCTGAGCAAGGAAGAACAGATTATTGTAGCCATTTGCCGCGAAAAGGAGCTTACCCATATCGATGATTTACAAAGCCGCAGCGGCTTACATAGCAGCGCTGTGGCCACTGCAGTTTTGCAGCTGGAGTTGCAGGGTTTACTGATTTCACTTGCCGGTAAAATGTACCAGTTAACCATATAATCTCATTTCGAGTTGGTTATTTGCCTAGTTTTAAATTAAAATAATTTGTTTGCCATGTTCCCTAAAAAACCATCCCGGCTTTACGCCAGTTTTATCGGTGCGTTGTTGCCATTGCTATCCATTAGCCAGTATACCCCTATCCCTACCAACATATTTAATGATGCATCTAACCATTGGTATCACATCAGTGATAAGAAAAATACGATTCAGCCACTTCCCAATCAACCCCGCTATCAGCCTTCTGATATCACTGCTATAGCAGATAACATTTTATTGTTTCAGCACAACAACGGCGGCTGGCCTAAGAATTATGACATGCTGGCTGTATTAACGCCTGAACAGCAGGAACTTGTTAAACTATCCAAATCGGAAGAGCATACTACTTTTGATAACCGCACCACCTATTCGCATATCAGCTACCTTGCGCAGGTATATACCACTACACACATTGAAAAATATAAAGAAGCAGTTTTACATGGCCTGCGCTTTATACTGGATGCACAATATAATAACGGCGGCTGGCCACAGTATTATCCTTTGGAAAAAGGGTACAGCAGGCATATCACTTATAACGACGATGCCATGGCCGGCATTATGGATTTACTAAAAAACATACTTGACAATCAGCCTACCTACTCTTTTGTAGACGACAGCTTTAGAAAGCGTTTACAAAAATCTTTTGATAAAGGATTGGATTGCATTCTCAAAACCCAGATTAATGATACCGGTACTCCCACTGTATGGTGTCAGCAGCACGATGAAGTGACCCTTCAACCTGCATGGGCCCGTGCTTTTGAACCTCCTTGCATCTGTAATGGCGAAAGCGTTAAAATTGTACAGTTTCTTATGAGTATTTCGCATCCTTCGCCCGAAGTAGTTAAAGCGGTACAAAACGCAGTAGCCTGGTTTCAGGCATCTAAAATAACAGGCATTACTATACAAACCATACAGGCTGCTGCCGATACCAGTCAATACACGGTGAGCCATGTAGATAAAATAGTGGTGCGCGATTCGTCTGCCCCTCCTATCTGGACACGCTATTATGAATTAAAAACCCATCGCCCTATGTTTTGTAACAGGGACAGTAAAATAGTGTATTCCCTGGCCGAAGTTCAGCGGGAAAGACGTGTAGGCTACGCCTGGTATACCTACGAACCTCAAAAAGTGTTGGACAAATACGATAATTGGCTTAAAAAGATCAAGCAATAGTGTGCTAAAAGGGAATATATTTTACCTTCATATTTGTAGTAATCAGAAAACCCCTAACCATTACCGCAAATACTATGGATGAATATATTTCCTTTGAACAAATCCCTTTCGGCTCAGACGATTTTGCTAATAACCCTGAATCAAGATGTCCGTGCCTGTTATTGGTAGATACCTCTGCTTCTATGTCGGGATTACCTGTTATGCAGTTAAATGAGGGCATCAGAGTTTTTAAGGAAGAGTTGACCGAAGACCCATTGGCAGTAAAACGGGTAGAAGTAGCCATGCTTAGCTTTGGCCCTCTTCAGCTACAAAACGACTTTACCACTGTTGATAACTTCCAGGTACCGCATTTAAGTGCCAATGGCGATACGCCTATGGGCACTGCTATTACTATGGGCATTGATTTGATTACCAAAAGAAAGGAAACCTATAAAGCCCATGGTGTAGGTTACTATAAACCCTGGATTATACTCATTACGGATGGCACCCCTACAGATAACTGGCAACATGCCACTCAACTGATTAAGGAGGGAGAAGCCCGTAATGCGTTTGCATTTTTCGCTATTGGTGTGGAAGGCGCCAATATGGATATATTAAGCCAGATTTCTGTTCGTACTCCTTTACGACTGAAGGGGCTTATGTTCCGCGAGTTTTTTATGTGGCTGTCTTCTTCCATGAAGATGGTAAGCAGTAAAAGCCCGGGGGCCAGCAACACTTTACCTTCACCTTCCGGATGGAGTGAATTATGATGTGGAAGGCTATTGGCAAAAGCGTGACAGGCAGCCTGCATGTGCAAGCAGGAAAAGGATGTGAAGATGCTATCCATTATTCTATTGACAACCATTCAGCCGCTTTAATATGTTTTGTCAGTGACGGAGCAGGCAGCGCTACCCAAGCTGCCATAGCATCAAAGCTAGCCACTCAAACCGCGCACGATTTCATTGTTCATCAGCTACAACAGCATCAGCCGGTTACTGAACCAGATATATACCAGTTGGCAGAAAGCGTGTTTGATGCATTACAACAACATGCTGCTCATTCTAAAACATCACTGGCTGAATATGCCTGTACTTTACTGGGCTGCATCATTTTCGCGGAATATGCCTGCTTTATCCAGGTAGGCGATGGCGCTATCGTAAAAAATACAGGTAATGATTTTTATGCGCCTGTCTGGTGGCCACATAATGGAGAATATCAGAATACCACTTTCTTTATCAATGAAAATGGGCATCCTCATTTGAAAGTGCTTGTTACAGAAGAGGTTATTAACGAGGTAGCCATTTTTACCGATGGCCTGCAAATGCTAACGCTGAACTATGAGAGCAATACCGCCCATCATCCTTTTTTTAAAGACATGTTTAAGTGGCTACGCATTGCGCATCATCCTGATCAGGTGGGTTCATTAAATCAGAAGCTGGAAGAATACCTGAGCAGCGCCACTATTAATAATCTCACCAACGACGACAAAACCCTTTTCCTGGCCACCCGCTTACAACAATCTGTATAATATGCTTCGGGGACTTCAACATTTGCAGTATACCACAGGCCGTCTTATTGGTAAAGGCGGCGAGGGGCAGGTGTTTGATGTTAACGAAAATCCTAATCAGCTGGCCAAAATTTACAACGAGCAGCCAGATGCCGAAAAAGCCAGTAAGCTCCGGTATATGGCTTCCCTGCAAAAACCGGCCATACTACAGTTTGCAGCCTGGCCGGCAGATGTGCTTGTTGAGAATGGTGTTACCAAAGGATTTGTCATGAAAAAGCTAAACGGCTATGTGCCCTTGCATATGTTGTTTAGCCCTATGGACAGGAAAAAACTATTCCCCGACAAAGGCTATAATTTCCTGGTGCATGTGGCGCGTAACCTGGCCACTGCTTTTCATCAGCTACACCAGGAAGAGCTTATTATAGGCGATATTAACGAAGGCAACATACTCGTAAATGCACAAGGTATGATTGCATTTATTGACTGTGATTCTTTCCAGATAAAGAATGGCACTCATTACTATTATTGTGAAGTAGGTGTACCACGTTATACCCCACCCGAATTACTGGCTCAGCAATCCTTTACTAATATTATTCGAACTGTTAACACAGATACGTTCTCTTTAGCTATTCTTATTTTCCAACTGCTTTTTTTAGGGCGACATCCTTTTGCAGGTGTTAACCGTTCTAAAGAAGACTGGGATGAAGAAAAAGCTATCCGGCAGCATCAGTTCGCCTACTCCCTGCACAATACCCATAAAAAGCTGTCCCCGGCCTTAAACAGCCTTGATATCAGCTATCTTACCCCGGGAGTTATTGAACTGTTTCACCAGGCTTTTGAGCAAGATAGTAACCGGCCAACTCCTGCCAGTTGGGTGCAGCAGTTGGACATACTGACTCAAAAAATGGTCATCTGCCCCCGCTCTTCTTTGCACACCTATCCCGCAATGGCTGGCCAATGTCCCTGGTGCGCTTTCAAAGAGCAAAAAGGCATTCTCTTTTTCCTGGACAACACCCCGCCCTCCAACACTACCATATTTGGTGATATACAATATTTTATAAATGGTTACCAACCCGAAAAGCTGGTATTTACTCCTTTAACCACTACTTATTCTGTTCCGGCAGGATCTTCTGTCCCTATCGAAAAAGATTGGCTTCAATATCGCAAATGGCATTTATACACTTTTATTGCAGCCTTTATAGTCACACCCTTTTTTAGTATATTTAATAACACGTTACTGCTGGTTTTTATCTGGGCCGTTTTGTTATTGGTTTATTATCATTTATCGCCCTGGCGTAATCAATTATTAAAAGAAAAAACAAGACGTTATCTTCAACTGCTGGCAGAAAGAAACAGGCTGGAAGAGTTGGTTAAAATGCATAATCATCCTGCTGGAGTGAATAACTATCATAAAGTAACACAACAGCTGGAAAGCAGTATTGCAGCATTTCGTGGAATACCACAGTTATTTCAGGACAAGAAAAAAGAACTGGAAGAACAGTTGTATAATAAACAGCTATTGTTTTTTTTATGTGCCTTTGAAATAAAGGATTATACTATTCCGGGATTTGGCTCTGCCAAGAAGTTATTACTATACAATAATAATATTCGTAACGCTGCAGATATTTCACAGTTGCATAGTATTAAAATAAACGGCATTGGCCCTAAAAATTTACAACTGCTGTTTGATTGGCAAAGGCAAATGTCAGCCGACTTTACCTATCGTCCTAATTATGACTTATTAAACAAAGAAAGTCTGCTGCTTGCCAAAAGTATTGATAAAGAAAAAGCCAGATTAGAAAGCACTATAAAGCAGCAATACCAGCAGCTGCAAACCATTAAGGCAGGTATCACCACCAAACAAAAACAGATAGAAGCACAGTATAACCGCTTAGTAACACAGGTAATTGCAGCAGATGTTAACTATCACACATTTAAACAACTAATATGAAACCTACCTCCCGCCTGAAAAAAAGCTTTTTATGGATGGTTGTTTTGTTAATCCTGTTTCTCAATTTTGTAGCCTTTTTTCATGCATGGAAGTTTACTCATTTCACACCTGGCCTTCCTTATAAAACATCTTCCCGGCAACAACTATCACTCACCGGCAAATTAAAACTAGGGTTATTGGGGGTAGACAATCCACGCCCCGTAACGAAACGTTTGCCTGGTGTTCCTTACCAGGATATTACGTTACAAAGTAATAAGCGTATTGCCT encodes the following:
- a CDS encoding NAD(P)/FAD-dependent oxidoreductase codes for the protein MIQTDICIIGAGPVGLFSVFEAGLLKMRCHVMDALPQVGGQLSEIYPQKPIYDIPGYPEVKAQELVDNLMKQIAPFSPTFTLGERVEGIERQEDKSFIVTTNENTTVHCKVIVIAGGLGCFEPRKPAIERLEDFEGKGVAYMVKDPEHFRDKQVVLAGGGDSALDWAIYLSDIAKSLTLVHRGETFRGAPDSAEKVVHLAQQGRINLVLKSNIVKIDGNGHLKEVHIAGADNEISTLEADHLIPLFGLSPKLGPIANWGLNIDKSAILVDTTDYSTNVEGIYAIGDINTYTGKLKLILCGFHEAALMCQSAFKHVFPDQRLSFKYTTVNGVNAF
- a CDS encoding DUF6686 family protein yields the protein MCNFKQWSHSKYGYVIQCEDCKSFQVCFGTTMLTLREEEYIQFTEWVVYKTESLVPLHDKNLKCISLPTVCPQVQVLLTEKELGHLHELVQEADNEMKVKQLLSLFHD
- the dprA gene encoding DNA-processing protein DprA, yielding MLANKQDDLLYQIALTMVPHIGAVQAKILIDHFGDASSVFKANSKQLSGIENIGTVRAGSITNFSGFQAAEEQIRFIEKYRIQPLFITDAHYPQRLLHCNDAPTILYYKGNAHLNATKVISVIGTRGCTHYGRQVTEKLIADLAGLDVLVVSGLALGVDAIAHKAALTHGLETVGVLAHGLDTLYPYQHKALAKEMVEHGGLLTEFCQGTAPDKHNFPKRNRIVAGMADATILIETAIKGGSIITAELAYSYNRELFAIPGKITDAKSAGCNQLIQNNKAILLTDTSQLLETMGWAKPAPAPDTPLPVETTDLSKEEQIIVAICREKELTHIDDLQSRSGLHSSAVATAVLQLELQGLLISLAGKMYQLTI
- a CDS encoding 2Fe-2S iron-sulfur cluster-binding protein, encoding MMINITVENRDGERRNLEIPDDMNLSLMEALKAYEYNILATCGGMALCATCHVQVLQGLPGLPPMKDAEMDMLDTLPDAASDSRLACQLRVDETMEGAIFKIMGEEE
- the folD gene encoding bifunctional methylenetetrahydrofolate dehydrogenase/methenyltetrahydrofolate cyclohydrolase FolD gives rise to the protein MQILDGKIASQSVKEQLAAEVHQLLAAGNRAPHLAAILVGSNGASETYVASKVKNCAEIGFESTLIRLNADVSEEELLNTIRQLNEDPKIDGILVQLPLPKHISEPKVIETISAEKDVDGFHPVSVGRLVQGLETFIPATPYGIMLMLEHYKIPTKGKHAVVIGRSNIVGRPMSVLLSSNHPYGNCTVTICHSHTPDLAAVCRQGDIIVAALGKPEFVTADMVKEGAIIIDVGITRVEDATAKKGFRIKGDVAFDQVSPKASYITPVPGGVGLMTIAGLMKNTLVAYKRTLQ
- the pelA gene encoding pectate lyase codes for the protein MFPKKPSRLYASFIGALLPLLSISQYTPIPTNIFNDASNHWYHISDKKNTIQPLPNQPRYQPSDITAIADNILLFQHNNGGWPKNYDMLAVLTPEQQELVKLSKSEEHTTFDNRTTYSHISYLAQVYTTTHIEKYKEAVLHGLRFILDAQYNNGGWPQYYPLEKGYSRHITYNDDAMAGIMDLLKNILDNQPTYSFVDDSFRKRLQKSFDKGLDCILKTQINDTGTPTVWCQQHDEVTLQPAWARAFEPPCICNGESVKIVQFLMSISHPSPEVVKAVQNAVAWFQASKITGITIQTIQAAADTSQYTVSHVDKIVVRDSSAPPIWTRYYELKTHRPMFCNRDSKIVYSLAEVQRERRVGYAWYTYEPQKVLDKYDNWLKKIKQ
- a CDS encoding OmpA family protein codes for the protein MEKLVLLLALFVTLSGNAQYNPEKVNKKALQAYEKAMLQLRDGFIKDAVPLLSKAIEYDANYVDAYLSLAGVYGELKNYAKSIEYYQLANSKDSDYCKIYNLSYSINLAGAGRFTEALQAVEKFMSIPTLNERSKASGQYRLNCFRFAVNYAATHKDSSYVFAPINLGDSINTEKNEFYPSFTIDDSLFVFTRHGEGVREDFIESTLLHSPDRYSKWEVINGSINVEPSKGAINISQDGEWLLFAGNFANQGLGNFDLYISYNTPEGWSEPVNLGPNVNTDFWESAPTISPDKNALYFSSSRPGGYGGKDLYVSYRQPNGRWSRAVNMGPSINTRGDEQAPFIHADNMSLYFTSDGLPGYGSADIFIARKQSDGSWGTPENLGYPINTIEHEGTLYVASNGITAYYASDRSDSRGGLDLYRFDMRPEVRPIKTLYVKGTVSDATTGKGIPSTVELTDNQQQKTITKIQTDETGHYFITLPTGKDYTFTVNRKGYLFYSDIYALSNKPADTTYQKDIPLQPIVLNATVTLKNIQFNSNSTNLEPVSKIELDKLVQLLGDNFSLHVQISGHTDNTGNAAQNIALSTSRAKSVVDYLVSKGIDAKRLTWKGYGSAKPIADNNTEIGKALNRRTEFTITGL
- a CDS encoding 7-carboxy-7-deazaguanine synthase QueE; amino-acid sequence: MNELVETATAVTLPVMEAFYTIQGEGFHQGKAAYFIRLGGCDVGCFWCDVKDSWDASIHPPFSTQQIVATALQEVNRTHGQANHLIAVVTGGEPLMHNLDELTLALQAAGFDTNIETSGSSPLSGHWNWICLSPKKFKAPVPEILPVANELKVVIFNKHDFEWAEQYAAQVSSTCKLYLQPEWDKSAVVLPLIIDYIKANPQWQLSAQVHKYINVP